The Poriferisphaera corsica DNA segment TACTACCGTCAAGCCTTCGCAAACCATCAAACAGAAAAAGTCTATCACGCCCTCGTGCAAGGCCGCATCAACACATCTCAACAGCTCACCGCACATCTCGGCATCACTCAGCACAAACCCGCCAAAATAACTGTTTTTGATATACCCCCTAAACATTCACATGTCGATACCCGTATTTGCGATCTTAGCTATTCACCGATTAGGCATTTTGAAAACGCGACTCTTTTACGTATATCACTTGGCACAGGCTTTCTCCACCAAATCCGAGCCATGCTATCTCACATCGGCTACCCAATACTCGGCGACTCGCTATATAACGGGCCAACAACCGTCATGGCTCATTCCAAATCTGTTCCATTCCCAGTCTCTCGTCCAATGCTCCATGCCTATTCTCTTGCACTCGATAACATTCGCGCGCAAGCACCGTATCCTCAAGATTTCCAAAACCTCATGAATGATCTTAATTAATTTAATCGCATATTAAGTTGTTCGTGCTAAGGCAATAGTTGTGGTATTAACACGGATGACTTGTTACGCATCCTCTCATCCTATCCACGTTTGACGCCTACAACATATGCAATCCAATCTTGCCGATCAGGATATACATCCGCAGGTTTATAGTACCCATCACTTTGCCCAATCTCAGTGTTGTAAACGTCACACCAAACTTCTGAATCATCAAACCCCGCCTCTATCATCATCGCCTGCAAATCTGCCAAAGACCAAAGACGCCAGTCGTAACAGAACGCATCAACGAGTCGTTCTCCATTCTCTCGTTCAAAATGGATTCGACAATCAATTCGTTGATTGCGAGCATCGTATGAACGTTGTTCCCATTGATACTTAATCTTTAAATCCTGTTCCCCCGGTACAACCATGGCTCTTTCCTGAACGCCAACCTGCTTCGACCCCGCGCCGCCAAACACATCCATCACAAATATACCATTATCTAATAAGCACTTCCTCACATGTTTGAAATACGCAATCAACTCCAGTTTTGAATGGTAGATCAACGTGCTGAAATTCATACTCGCCACAATCTCCACCTCTGGCTCGTTCACATTCATCACATCATCAACCAGAATGATCACGTCCTCGCTACGCTCCTGAATTTCATGTGAAATGAATTTATCCGCCCATACTGCCGTCGGATAGTCAATCTCGATAGCAAGCGCACGGTTATCTTCATCCATCATGACCCACGCACTACTGATGGCACAAGTTCCCGCAAAATCCTCACGCAGCAGTGTAGGCTGCTCTCCCTCAAAATAGTGCATATAGACACGTTCTAAAAACGCAACCTCTGCTTCCGGGTGCTGTACCGCAGAACGATACAACATCAACGGGTCCTGAAACACATCATGATGATTACTATCTAAACTCATCACTGAATTCTAGGTAGAATCGCGCATCGACTCAATCGCACACACAACTAATTACAAACCCCATGTTATTGGATCGCTCTTATGCCAGATTCACACGGTATTTTCAGATAGCAAGCCTCGCATCATCGAATCTCGGCCGCAGCTTTGCTATGGCCGATAGTGTAGTTATCTCACCCGCAAGTAAACGTACCTTTCAGGTTACGACTAACAATTCTCTCTGCTACAAAACTGGAACCCACGTATGTCAGATGCCGAACGAAGACGATTAAAGGAAGATGCAGAGCGTGAGAAAAACTGGAAACGTTGGGGACCGTACCTCGCAGAACGCCAATGGGGCACTGTTCGTGAGGATTACTCGGCCGATGGCGATGTCTGGGACTACTTCACACACGATGATGCAAGATCACGCGCCTACCGTTGGGGTGAAGACGGCCTCCTAGGCTTTACAGATCGTGAATGTCGGCTTTGCTTTTCAGTTGCCCTTTGGAATGAAAAAGATACCATCCTCAAAGAACGTCTCTTCGGCCTCTCCGGTAACGAAGGAAACCACGGCGAGGATGTCAAAGAACTCTACTACTACCTCGACTCACTCCCCACTCACACCTACGCCAAAGCTCTCTACAAGTACCCTCAAGCAGCTTTCCCCTATGACGATTTGGTTAGTGAAAATGCACGTCGCGATAAGACCATGCTCGAGTATGAAATACTCGACACCGGCGTCTTCGACAATGACGCATACTTTGATGTCCAAGCCGAGTACGCCAAAGAATCTCCCAACGACATCCTGATCCGTCTCACGATCACAAACCATAACACCATTGAATCACCTCTTCATATCCTCCCCACACTCTGGTTTCGCAATACTTGGGTCTGGGGATGCACTCACGAAGGTTGTGGCCTTAAACCTCACATGTCCGCAGATAACGAAACCCGAATCCGTCTTGATCACGAAACTTTAAACCGCTTCTACTTCGAGGTATCGCATGGCCCGAATGACATCAAACCTCAACTGATCTTCACAGATAACGAAACCAACACGGACCGCTTATTCAAAACACCCAATAATACCCAGTATGTTAAAGATGCTTTTCATGATTTCATCATCAATGGTGACCATGCCGCAATAAATCCCAAAAAACAAGGCACAAAAGCCGCTGCATGGTACCGACTCAGCGTCCCGCCCAAGTCTTCTATTATTCTCAATCTCAGGCTTTATTCAGAAGAAGAAACCCCAACGCAAATCTTCGGTAATGACTTCGATAAACGATTCGAAGATTGTATCGAAGAAGCCGACACCTTCTATAGCCAACTCATCGCCGGCAGCTTGTCCGATGAAGAAAGAATCATCTCACGTCAAGCCTACGCAGGCCTCCTCTGGTCTAAACAGTTCTATCACTATGTCGTTAAAGATTGGCTTCAAGGCGACCCCAATATGCCCGGGCCGCCTGCCGAGCGAAAAAAAGATACACGTAATCGTGATTGGCCCCACGTCTTCTCTCGTGACGTCCTCTCGATGCCCGACAAATGGGAGTACCCATGGTTTGCAGCATGGGATCTTGCCTTCCACATGATTCCCTTCAGCCAGGTCGACCCCGAGTTCTCTAAGTATCAGTTAGAAGTCCTTCTTCGCGAATGGTACATGCATCCCAACGGCCAAATTCCCGCCTACGAATTCGCTTTCGGTGATGTCAACCCGCCCGTCCACGCATGGGCTTGTTGGCACGTTTTCCACTCCACCGCACCACG contains these protein-coding regions:
- a CDS encoding MGH1-like glycoside hydrolase domain-containing protein, whose product is MSDAERRRLKEDAEREKNWKRWGPYLAERQWGTVREDYSADGDVWDYFTHDDARSRAYRWGEDGLLGFTDRECRLCFSVALWNEKDTILKERLFGLSGNEGNHGEDVKELYYYLDSLPTHTYAKALYKYPQAAFPYDDLVSENARRDKTMLEYEILDTGVFDNDAYFDVQAEYAKESPNDILIRLTITNHNTIESPLHILPTLWFRNTWVWGCTHEGCGLKPHMSADNETRIRLDHETLNRFYFEVSHGPNDIKPQLIFTDNETNTDRLFKTPNNTQYVKDAFHDFIINGDHAAINPKKQGTKAAAWYRLSVPPKSSIILNLRLYSEEETPTQIFGNDFDKRFEDCIEEADTFYSQLIAGSLSDEERIISRQAYAGLLWSKQFYHYVVKDWLQGDPNMPGPPAERKKDTRNRDWPHVFSRDVLSMPDKWEYPWFAAWDLAFHMIPFSQVDPEFSKYQLEVLLREWYMHPNGQIPAYEFAFGDVNPPVHAWACWHVFHSTAPRGKRDRAFLARSFQKLLMNFTWWVNRKDPHGDNLFSGGFLGLDNIGVFDRSRPLPHGDHLNQADGTAWMGFYAAVMLGMGLELASTDVAYEDLASKFFEHFVAIIDAINSFGGSGLWDEEDQFYYDQLLVDGSDKPLRIRSLVGLIPLIAVLVIDSNVIQHTKGFRKRMNWFIENRPELSRHITKRTCPKTGNTRYLLAIPPRERLESILRYMLDEDEFLSPFGIRSMSKVHAKKPFTLKFDDTTYRVDYEPGESRTALFGGNSNWRGPIWLPINYLIIQALQRYERYYGDDFLIECPTNSGNMLTFGEVAIEIQQRLTKLFLKNKNSIIPCLGHAADCLQSDSFQDLHQFYEYFHGDTGRGLGASHQTGWTALITNIFHNIAEQRSAPS